From the genome of Methanomassiliicoccus sp.:
GCGATGAAGAATAGAATGATCGATAGTGGGATCAGATATTTCAGGGACAATTTGACCTCCACGAGAGTTAACACCGCCCGGTCTCGCCACGGGAACGTGACCCTCCTCATCTCCGGGCTTGCCTTCCCCTCACGCATGTACTCCTGGAGATCGCTCGCCCTGATGGGTCCGTAGGACACCGAGAAGCCAGTGCTCTTCTTTACTTGGTGAGCGGCCACGCCCGGAGCTCCCAGCTGCGGGAGGATCAGTTGTCGATGCTCCACCACCCTCTCCAGGCCTGTGACCTGTATACGGTGAACGAGCTCCTCCGTTCCAAATGTACCTTTTCCAGCCGCGCACCATACGTTCACGCCCTTGGTGTCGAGGACCAGGATGTAGCAGTCCGTTCCTGCGAGCGAGGAACGGAGAGCATTGAAGCTTAAGGTGTAATTGGCCGAGACCAGGACCGGAGACCTCTGGTCCGGCGTGCCCAGGCTGTAGAGGCCTGGAACCACCTTGTGACCCATCCTGTTAAGGCCCAGCCTGGCCTGGAGATGGTCGATGCGATCATGGGCGGTGAGGTTTGAGGTAGTGCCGATTATCTGTTCGTTCATGAGAGCACCTCATTCGTCTCCTGAGTCCTGGAACAGGTCACCAAAACGGTCCTTCACCACGCTGGAGACCTCTTCGTTCTTGATGAGATATATGCAGCAGACCTTTCCGTCCCTCTCCCGGGTCACCACCGAGAGCTTATCACCTGGGGCCAATCCCGCCTTCTTCCTGATCTCCTTGGGGAGCACCATCTGCCCTCTATCGTCTATCGTCACTATGGCTGCGACCATGACCTCACTCCTGCTCGAAGCCTCGCAGCATTTCTCCTTCCTACGCCCCTTGATCATATGGCTATCACAACATCGATAATGTATATGAATTTTCTGAATATTCTGAATTCTATGAAAAATCATGCTCAATGGTAAAGGATAACATGCATATTCGCCATGCTGAACGTTCATGGACGAGATCGATGTAACTCTCTGCCGCCTCCTCATATACAACTCCCGGATGTCCTATTCCGAGCTGGCCAAGGCCGCGGGAATCAGCGTGCAGACCGCCCATCGCCGCGTCCAGGACCTCGTCGCCATGGGGGTCATCTCCAAGTTCAACGCTTCCTTCTCGGCCCGGGCATACCGCTCCACCTGGGTCCTGGTCCATGGGGTCTCCCAGGCACCGTCGTTGGAGTGCGTCCTTCAGGAGCTGAACGGTGAGAAGGAGATGGACATGGTGATGGTGTCATCAGGCAAGTATATCTACATCTCCGGTACCGTTCTGGACCCCGGCCGCATCAGCAGGTTCACGACCGCGGTGACGAAGATGGCGAAATTGGTACGCCCTGAAGTGGGCGTGGTCTATAACCCATCGCTGATGGACATCGACGAGGGTGTTACGATCTATCCATTGGACGTCAAGATAGTGTCGGCCCTGAAGGATGATTCCCGGAGGCCGGTGACCGAAGTAGCGAGAGAGCTGGGGCTGGCGCCTCGGACGGTCAACCGGCATATCCAACGCCTCATGAAGAGCATGCTCGTCCACTTCGCTTACGAGTGGTACCCGCAGCGGTCCGGCGACATCATGAGCGCCATCCATCTGAACATCAAGGAAGGGCAGGACCCCGAGAAGGTAGCGGTGGCGCTGGTCCGACGGCTGTCGACCCGGGAGATCATAACCTACAATTTCAGCGACCGACCGGATACAATCATATCAATGGTGTGGAGCTCCAGCATCCATGAGCTAAACGATCTGGTCATGGAGCTGGAGAGGGACGGAGTATTCAAGGAAGTAGTGCCAAGAGTGATCCTTGATGCCCGCTACTATGAGGGCATCAAAGGGACCATTCCCTCCAACGTCCAGTATGGTCCGAGATAGGTTTGGAGGTGCAAAGTTTCTCGAACCTCCGGGAAAAGATGGACGTGGTGGGCTCCCCTGGGAAATATTTTCTCATGACCCCTTGACGGAGAAAGAAGAGGAGAGCAGGCTCTCACCGCCATAAGGTGAACGAAATGAGAACATATCTCACTAAGGGGATGGGCGCGCTCATCCTCCTGTCATTTGTGCAGGCGGCCCTGCGGATCTTTTTCGCGGTAGGCCTGACCGGCAACCTGTGCGCGGAGACCCAGCAACAGATAATGGATATGGTGGACGGCCCTCTGACAGATTGGACGACGACCATCGCTCTGCCCTTCTTCGCCCTGGGGATATCGGGGGCTGTCGCCGCTGCAGGGTTGGTCCTGAACAGGAACTGGGGCCTATACGCAACCGTCCTTGTGTCCCTGGCCACGATCGCTTATGATCTATGGGCGGCCTTTGTCATCCAGCCCTCGGCGCTGTTCGGTCTGGTCATACCTGCGGCGTTCATCATCTATGTGGTAGGGGTCAGGGGGCGCGGGCATCACCGCACGGTGGTGAGCTGATGAGGGTCTTGGTGGCGTACGGTAGCAAGTACGGCTCCACAACCCGCCTGGCCGAGGTCATCGGAGAGGGGCTGAGAGGCGAGGGGCATGAAGTCGATGTCGTCGACCTGCGGTGCGGTCCTGAACCCGAGGTCACGAACTACGACATGGTCGTGCTGGGAAGCCCAGTGTTCGTGGGGAAATGGACCAAGGAGGCGAAGCGATTCCTGGAGGTCAAGGGACAGGAACTGTGCGAGCGGAAGGTGGCCCTGTTCGTAAGCTGCAGCGATGTCCTGTTCCCTGAGAAGATCGAGGCGGGGAGGAGGATGTATCTGGAGGATGTCGCCGCATCCGTCCCCGGTCTCCGGCCAGTATCGCTGGGGATGTTCGGTGGGGTCATCGACTTCTCCAGGTACGGGGCCCTAACCAAGGCTCTCCTGGCAGGGGTAGGGACCAAGAAGCAGCTGGTGGGTAGGGGGATCGATGTGAACAGCCCCTACGACTATCGCGACTGGGAGCAGATCAGGAGCTGGAGCAGGGATCTGTAGGGCATGCTTCAGTCATGGAACACGATGTTCTCATGGCTGATCACCGCGTTCCCGTTGACGTTCTTACCGGCGGCCTTCTCCTCTCTGCACTTCACCATCCTGGACTGCATCTCCGTGGAGGAGACGTTGGCCAGCCCCTTGGCGAAGGAGCCGATGCGGACGACATCACCCTTCTTGAACTTGCCATCTATGGAAGTGATGCCACATGGGAGCAGGGATCCACCGTCGCGCAGGGCGCGCTCGGCCCCCTCGTCCACCATGACCTTTCCACGGGGGCAGGCGAAGAGTATCCATCGCTCCCTGTTGCTGTAATGGGACTGTGCGGTGAAGAGGGTCCCCAGCTCCTCGCCCCGAGCTACGCGCACGATGACGTCGGGGGTTCGCCCGTTGGCTATGACCATGTTGCACCCTGACTGCATGGCTATGCGGGCGGCATTGATCTTGGTACGCATGCCTCCCGTGGACCGTTCCTTCCTCTTCTCCCCGGCGATCCTCTCCAGGTCCTTGGTGATCTCGTCCACCGTAGGGATGAGCTTGGCGTCCTTGTCCGCCTCGGGGTTGCGGTCGTAGAGGCCGTCCACGTCCGTTAGCAGGATGAGCAGGCCCGCGTCCATCTTGCTGGCCACCAGCGCGGAGAGCTTGTCGTTGTCACCGAAGATCTCCTCGATCTCATCGGTGGCGATCACATCGTTCTCGTTGACCACGGGCACGACCCCCAGGCGGAACATCTCGTCGAGTGCCTTGCGGAGATCGAGATAGCGGGCGCGATCGGAGAACGCTCCGTAGGTCAAGAGGACCTGCCCCACGCTCTTGCCGTACTTGCGGAAGGCGTCCCTCCATGCCAGCATCAGGGTGGCCTGCCCCACGGCGGCACAGGCCTGCTTCATGGCCACATCCTTCTTCTTCCCGTCCAGGGACAGCTCCGAGGACCCTGACCCGATCGCTCCAGAGGTCACCACGATGCTCTGTATGCCGTCCCGGTCCAGCTCCGCTACCTGCCGGGCGACCTCATCGATGTATCCCTGGTCCACGGTGCCATCATCCTGGCAGATGGTGTTGGTACCTATCTTGATGACGATCCGCTGGGGGTGGAGGTCCCTCATTGGATCTTCCTGTGGGTGAACTTGCGGCCTTCCTTACCCACGTACTCGGCCACGGTCTGACCGTGACCCCGCAGCTTGTACTTGTATATGATGAGCCCTTCCAGGCCGACCGGGCCCCGGGCGTGGGTCTTGTTGGTGGATATCCCCACCTCGGCCCCCAGGCCATAACGGTAACCGTCCGAGAAGCGGGTGGAGGCGTTCCACATTACCGAGGAGGAGTCGACCATGTCCATGAACATCTGGGCCGCTCTCTCGTCCGAGGTTATGATGGCATCAGTGTGATGGGAGGAGTAACGGTTGATATGGTCAATGGCCTCTCTTAGGGAGTCCACTATCTTGATGGACAGTATGAGGTCGTTGTACTCCGTTTCCCAGTCCTCGTTGCTGGCCTCCCTCACATCGATTATCTCGCGGACGCCGGCGTCGCCCCTGAGCTCCACCCCAGCGTGGGCGTAGTCCTCGGCCATGTGCGGCAGGAAGTCACCGGCTATGGATCTATGAACGAGGAGCGTTTCCATGGCGTTGCACACTGCCGGATACTGCACCTTGGCATCATGACAGACCTTGACCGCCATGTCTATGTCCGCTTCCTTGTCAACATAGGTGTGACATATCCCCGCGGCATGGCCTAGGACGGGGATCTTGGTGCTCTCCTTTATGGAGCGCACAAGCTCGTTGGAGCCGCGCGGGATTATCAGGTCTATCAGGTCATCATGCTTGAGGAGCTCCCGGAACTGCTCACGGGTGGAGAGCAGTTGCACCGCGTCCCGTAGCTGGTCATCCGAGGACAACGCATCCGCGATGGCGTCCGCCAGCGCCTCGTTGGTCTCCCTGGCCTCAGTTCCTCCCTTGAGGAGCACGGCGTTGCCGGAGCGTAGGCACAGGCAGGATATCTGCACCAAGGCCTCCGGTCGGGCCTCGAAGACCACGCCGATGACCCCTATGGGGCAGGAGACCTTATCGAGGATCAGACCGCCATCGAGCTCGGTGCGCGATATGAGCTTGCCCACGACCTCCTCTTGGGACTGCAGAGACCTGATGGATTCCAGGGACTCCTCGAGCTTGCTCCGGTCGTACCTGAGCCTCTTGATCAATACCTGGGATAGGCCTCCGGCACGAGCGGCCTCCATATCCCGGGAGTTGGCGGCGAGTATGTCCTCGGACCTAGCGGCGAGGGTCAGAGATATCTTATCCAGAGCAAGGTTGCGATCTTCCAGCGTCAGCGTGGCCAGACGGTACGATGCTTCCTTTGCCTTTATTGCCGCCTCTCGAACTTGGTCCATGGCAGGAAGGACAGATATCGTGCTAGTTTATAGATTTCGCTTCATTCGGCGGTCAGAGCAAGTCCATCATTGTTCGTAGGAATATGCCAGTATCATGCAAAGGATTATGGAATATTAATCACAACATTAGAATGGAAGAGGTGAGAAAAAAATGCTCAGGATGATGGTCTTCATCGTCATCATGGCCATGGTCGCCACGGTCTCGGCGGCGTTCAGCGCATTGACCACGCGCACGAAGGGTTTGTTGAGGTCCAATAAATAGGCATATTTTCAGCGAAGAAATGATCCAGGGTCCGATGGGTTTCTATCTCTGGGTAACAGAACTTGTTCATTGCATCCGTGTTCGACACAGGCGTGTGTAATTTCTACAACAAATGGTCTACACTGGGAACAGGACGATCTCCTGTTTTAACCTCATTTTAAATAAAATGACCATCGGACTAAAAGCGCGGCATTCACTACCTAGTAGTGTTGAGCAAAAGGAGCGAATGCCGCATGAAATACATTGGGCTGGACGTACATAAAGATTGCACGGTCGCCTGCGCGATAAGCGCAGGCGGCAAGGCCGTGATGAGCGCCGAGGTCAGAACGAACGCTTCCGGACTTCAGGAACTGCACGAACGTATGCACGGAACGGAGTATGCGGTGATGATGGAATCGAGCACCTACTCCTACGTCGTGTACCGTTTCTTCTCAAAGCTGGGCGTTGAAGCTTACGTCGTCCACGCTCGCAGCCTCAAGATGATAACGGACACGGACA
Proteins encoded in this window:
- a CDS encoding AsnC family transcriptional regulator, giving the protein MDEIDVTLCRLLIYNSRMSYSELAKAAGISVQTAHRRVQDLVAMGVISKFNASFSARAYRSTWVLVHGVSQAPSLECVLQELNGEKEMDMVMVSSGKYIYISGTVLDPGRISRFTTAVTKMAKLVRPEVGVVYNPSLMDIDEGVTIYPLDVKIVSALKDDSRRPVTEVARELGLAPRTVNRHIQRLMKSMLVHFAYEWYPQRSGDIMSAIHLNIKEGQDPEKVAVALVRRLSTREIITYNFSDRPDTIISMVWSSSIHELNDLVMELERDGVFKEVVPRVILDARYYEGIKGTIPSNVQYGPR
- a CDS encoding glutamate-5-semialdehyde dehydrogenase, which codes for MDQVREAAIKAKEASYRLATLTLEDRNLALDKISLTLAARSEDILAANSRDMEAARAGGLSQVLIKRLRYDRSKLEESLESIRSLQSQEEVVGKLISRTELDGGLILDKVSCPIGVIGVVFEARPEALVQISCLCLRSGNAVLLKGGTEARETNEALADAIADALSSDDQLRDAVQLLSTREQFRELLKHDDLIDLIIPRGSNELVRSIKESTKIPVLGHAAGICHTYVDKEADIDMAVKVCHDAKVQYPAVCNAMETLLVHRSIAGDFLPHMAEDYAHAGVELRGDAGVREIIDVREASNEDWETEYNDLILSIKIVDSLREAIDHINRYSSHHTDAIITSDERAAQMFMDMVDSSSVMWNASTRFSDGYRYGLGAEVGISTNKTHARGPVGLEGLIIYKYKLRGHGQTVAEYVGKEGRKFTHRKIQ
- the proB gene encoding glutamate 5-kinase, producing MRDLHPQRIVIKIGTNTICQDDGTVDQGYIDEVARQVAELDRDGIQSIVVTSGAIGSGSSELSLDGKKKDVAMKQACAAVGQATLMLAWRDAFRKYGKSVGQVLLTYGAFSDRARYLDLRKALDEMFRLGVVPVVNENDVIATDEIEEIFGDNDKLSALVASKMDAGLLILLTDVDGLYDRNPEADKDAKLIPTVDEITKDLERIAGEKRKERSTGGMRTKINAARIAMQSGCNMVIANGRTPDVIVRVARGEELGTLFTAQSHYSNRERWILFACPRGKVMVDEGAERALRDGGSLLPCGITSIDGKFKKGDVVRIGSFAKGLANVSSTEMQSRMVKCREEKAAGKNVNGNAVISHENIVFHD
- a CDS encoding carbon monoxide dehydrogenase, producing the protein MNEQIIGTTSNLTAHDRIDHLQARLGLNRMGHKVVPGLYSLGTPDQRSPVLVSANYTLSFNALRSSLAGTDCYILVLDTKGVNVWCAAGKGTFGTEELVHRIQVTGLERVVEHRQLILPQLGAPGVAAHQVKKSTGFSVSYGPIRASDLQEYMREGKASPEMRRVTFPWRDRAVLTLVEVKLSLKYLIPLSIILFFIAGILGVLVAVVAVLGGTVLFPLLLPHLPTRDLSSKGLILGALLSLPFIAWLAYDGSVNALALALLILALLLIMSPVVGYMALNFTGCTTYTSRTGVKKEIFRWVPVMVAMLIVGLSMLSISGAMYWGWL
- a CDS encoding AbrB/MazE/SpoVT family DNA-binding domain-containing protein — protein: MIKGRRKEKCCEASSRSEVMVAAIVTIDDRGQMVLPKEIRKKAGLAPGDKLSVVTRERDGKVCCIYLIKNEEVSSVVKDRFGDLFQDSGDE
- a CDS encoding nitric oxide synthase, which produces MRVLVAYGSKYGSTTRLAEVIGEGLRGEGHEVDVVDLRCGPEPEVTNYDMVVLGSPVFVGKWTKEAKRFLEVKGQELCERKVALFVSCSDVLFPEKIEAGRRMYLEDVAASVPGLRPVSLGMFGGVIDFSRYGALTKALLAGVGTKKQLVGRGIDVNSPYDYRDWEQIRSWSRDL